The following are encoded together in the Deinococcus soli (ex Cha et al. 2016) genome:
- a CDS encoding SHOCT-like domain-containing protein yields MKEKIRRILDLIRAGKLTLDDAGPLLAALSPKLALTESDREFISALLDRPELDAGQVAEHIMLLRGVRDAGFGFTPPQPPQPPQPPRRPQVVIGGQRPRGLDGLVDRITGGIDSMVENITGQVERELHGQHPDMHHPHMPPGPRILRIKVESQHGDEYNANIPVSLAPHLDRLIPPHGRSALESAGFTLDALRLLIEASPYPGPLIDAQDQHGNEVHISLQ; encoded by the coding sequence ATGAAAGAGAAGATCCGCCGCATCCTTGACCTGATCCGCGCCGGGAAACTCACCCTGGACGACGCCGGACCGCTCCTGGCCGCCCTGAGCCCCAAACTCGCCCTGACCGAAAGCGACCGCGAATTCATCTCCGCGCTGCTGGACCGCCCCGAACTCGACGCGGGGCAGGTCGCCGAGCACATCATGCTGCTGCGCGGCGTCCGGGACGCCGGATTCGGCTTCACCCCACCCCAGCCGCCCCAGCCCCCACAGCCGCCCCGCCGCCCCCAGGTCGTCATCGGCGGCCAGCGCCCCCGCGGTCTCGACGGCCTCGTGGACCGCATCACCGGAGGAATTGACAGCATGGTCGAGAACATCACCGGTCAGGTCGAACGTGAACTGCACGGCCAGCACCCCGACATGCACCACCCCCACATGCCCCCCGGTCCCCGCATCCTGCGGATCAAGGTGGAAAGTCAGCACGGCGACGAGTACAACGCGAACATCCCCGTCAGCCTCGCCCCGCACCTCGACCGCCTGATCCCTCCCCACGGACGCTCGGCCCTGGAGAGCGCCGGTTTCACCCTGGACGCCCTGCGCCTGCTGATCGAGGCCAGCCCCTACCCCGGCCCGCTGATCGACGCGCAGGACCAGCACGGCAACGAAGTCCACATCAGCCTCCAGTGA
- a CDS encoding WD40 repeat domain-containing protein, with product MRTLLLSVALTLGGASALTLSKPAVYTVPGADSHLAAFLPGGQVAVDADNAVMILDQNLKTVRAWYGLQGAVQALSASPDGTRVAALGRDRWVVWDARTGQEVRSGTPEYDTTLAFAADGALLMLNDGTLTRMDLQSGQTTDVLGDGEAYDVRVSADGTLAAVIYEDRVDLVALADAQVIASSAISDEWDGLEATFSPDAQAAVIRTGSETLILRGGAEATEVEGGEDLSLDGSVVFLNDAQFLYAEYGDGQLFDAQTGEAIGETLELDSFDTLVGGPGGQVLSLGGSVGRLTLDALDAPARPQVKLPSGNTWTGAFIGGVPHAGLGEFINLKTGKGLNVGNRDRLYAAETQGGQVWTLNGSGAVNVYRAGKIVKLPALSSKVDFETLHTSPDGRYAALSGYEGLALLDGQTAKIVAQFTAAQLKVEDIHDALPTTDGKAVLVIPHEGNPLRLDVKTGKTQAAVKLPADASSDELQQSRGGTLAVAYSVDDAPFVALVKPGATTAFRTLKFTADVRALRFSPDGKLLAVLTNDAKNALHVFDTASGTLLARAGQFSLRTNLLTWSDTGTQLMVGAGQVGQPGSVSVYDVKR from the coding sequence ATGAGAACCCTGCTGCTGAGCGTCGCGCTGACCCTGGGGGGCGCGTCCGCCCTGACCCTCTCCAAACCCGCCGTGTACACCGTGCCGGGCGCGGACTCGCACCTCGCGGCGTTCCTGCCGGGCGGGCAGGTGGCCGTGGACGCCGACAACGCCGTGATGATCCTCGACCAGAACCTGAAGACCGTCCGCGCGTGGTACGGCCTGCAGGGCGCCGTGCAGGCCCTGAGTGCCAGCCCGGACGGCACCCGCGTCGCCGCGCTGGGCCGGGACCGCTGGGTCGTGTGGGACGCCCGCACCGGCCAGGAGGTCCGCAGCGGCACCCCCGAGTACGACACCACCCTGGCGTTCGCCGCCGACGGCGCCCTGCTGATGCTGAACGACGGCACCCTGACCCGCATGGACCTGCAGAGCGGCCAGACCACCGACGTACTCGGTGACGGCGAGGCGTACGACGTGCGCGTCAGCGCGGACGGCACCCTGGCCGCCGTCATCTACGAGGACCGCGTGGACCTCGTGGCGCTCGCCGACGCGCAGGTCATCGCCAGCAGCGCGATCAGCGACGAGTGGGACGGCCTGGAGGCGACCTTCAGCCCGGACGCTCAGGCCGCCGTGATCCGCACCGGGTCCGAGACGCTGATCCTGCGCGGCGGCGCCGAAGCCACCGAGGTCGAGGGCGGCGAGGACCTCAGCCTGGACGGCAGCGTGGTCTTCCTGAACGACGCGCAGTTCCTGTACGCCGAGTACGGCGATGGACAACTGTTCGACGCGCAGACCGGCGAGGCCATCGGCGAGACGCTGGAACTCGACAGCTTCGACACGCTGGTCGGCGGCCCCGGCGGGCAGGTACTCAGCCTGGGCGGCAGCGTGGGCCGCCTGACCCTGGACGCCCTGGACGCCCCGGCGCGCCCACAGGTGAAACTGCCCAGCGGCAACACCTGGACCGGCGCGTTCATCGGCGGCGTGCCGCACGCGGGCCTGGGCGAGTTCATCAACCTGAAGACCGGCAAGGGCCTGAACGTCGGCAACCGCGACCGCCTGTACGCCGCCGAGACGCAGGGCGGACAGGTGTGGACCCTGAACGGCAGCGGCGCCGTGAACGTGTACCGCGCCGGAAAGATCGTGAAACTTCCCGCGCTGAGCAGCAAGGTGGACTTCGAGACGCTGCACACCTCCCCTGACGGGCGCTACGCCGCCCTGAGCGGCTACGAGGGCCTGGCGCTGCTGGACGGGCAGACCGCGAAGATCGTCGCGCAGTTCACGGCGGCGCAACTGAAAGTCGAGGACATCCACGACGCGCTCCCCACCACCGACGGCAAGGCCGTGCTGGTCATCCCGCACGAGGGCAACCCCCTGCGCCTGGACGTGAAAACCGGCAAAACCCAGGCCGCCGTGAAACTCCCGGCCGACGCCTCCAGCGACGAACTCCAGCAGAGTCGAGGCGGAACGCTCGCCGTGGCGTACTCGGTGGACGACGCGCCGTTCGTGGCCCTCGTCAAACCCGGCGCGACCACCGCCTTCAGGACCCTGAAGTTCACCGCGGACGTGCGCGCCCTGCGCTTCAGCCCCGACGGGAAACTCCTGGCCGTCCTGACGAACGACGCGAAGAACGCCCTGCACGTCTTCGACACCGCCAGCGGCACCCTGCTGGCCCGCGCCGGGCAGTTCAGCCTGCGCACGAACCTCCTGACCTGGTCCGACACCGGCACGCAGCTGATGGTCGGCGCCGGACAGGTCGGCCAGCCCGGCAGCGTCAGCGTGTACGACGTCAAACGCTGA
- a CDS encoding RNB domain-containing ribonuclease, whose product MTLPDLTPAQRTELELLARGKQDKSRTMRDLKQPETPEAAHALLLRAGLWTDARTPYADRLGAALNPVTLDVPPFTPEQRLDLTHLDVYAIDDEGNRDPDDAVGIEALPGGLTRLWVHVADVAALAPADSPLDLEARARGATLYLPDRTIGMLPDALVEQAGLGLHDTSPALSISLDLDEDGNADAVDVQLTTVRVQRLTYTQAQERLDAGQEPFVTLARLAAASRELRVQEGALSIDLPEVRVKADEAGATVTPLPKPEMRVVVQECMTLAGWGAAIYADDHAIALPFATQDPPHREVRGDTLPAQWARRRTLARTRFQPAPGPHAGMGLDLYTQATSPMRRYLDLVVHQQLRAHLAGQDGLSGKEVAARVAQAQMNADATRQAERLSRRHHTLRFIAAQPERAWEAVVVERRGPQATLLIPDLAFDLPLSTPAAPGTALRVRLGDVNLPNLTLRARVVTD is encoded by the coding sequence ATGACCCTGCCCGACCTCACGCCCGCGCAGCGCACCGAGCTGGAACTGCTCGCCCGCGGCAAACAGGACAAGAGCCGCACCATGCGCGACCTGAAGCAACCCGAGACGCCCGAGGCCGCGCACGCCCTGCTGCTGCGCGCCGGACTGTGGACCGACGCCCGCACGCCCTACGCCGACCGACTGGGCGCCGCCCTGAATCCCGTCACGCTGGACGTGCCGCCCTTCACGCCCGAACAGCGGCTGGACCTGACTCACCTGGACGTGTACGCCATCGACGACGAGGGCAACCGCGACCCGGACGACGCCGTGGGCATCGAGGCGCTGCCCGGCGGCCTGACCCGCCTGTGGGTGCACGTCGCGGACGTCGCCGCGCTGGCCCCTGCCGACAGCCCGCTGGACCTAGAGGCCCGCGCGCGCGGCGCGACCCTGTACCTCCCGGACCGCACCATCGGCATGCTGCCCGACGCGCTGGTCGAGCAGGCGGGCCTGGGGCTGCACGACACCAGCCCCGCGCTGAGCATCAGCCTGGACCTCGACGAGGACGGCAACGCCGACGCCGTGGACGTGCAACTGACGACCGTGCGCGTGCAGCGCCTGACGTACACGCAGGCGCAGGAGCGGCTGGACGCAGGTCAGGAGCCGTTCGTGACGCTGGCCCGCCTGGCCGCCGCGAGCCGCGAGCTGCGCGTGCAGGAGGGCGCCCTGAGCATCGACCTGCCCGAGGTCCGCGTGAAGGCCGACGAGGCAGGCGCGACCGTCACGCCCCTGCCCAAGCCCGAGATGCGGGTGGTGGTGCAGGAATGCATGACGCTGGCCGGGTGGGGCGCCGCGATCTACGCGGACGACCACGCCATTGCCCTGCCGTTCGCCACGCAGGACCCGCCCCACCGCGAGGTGCGCGGCGACACGCTGCCCGCCCAGTGGGCGCGGCGGCGCACGCTGGCCCGCACCCGCTTCCAGCCCGCGCCGGGACCGCACGCCGGGATGGGCCTGGACCTGTACACGCAGGCGACCAGCCCCATGCGCCGCTACCTGGACCTGGTGGTGCACCAGCAGCTGCGCGCCCATCTGGCCGGGCAGGACGGCCTGAGCGGCAAGGAGGTGGCGGCGCGCGTGGCGCAGGCGCAGATGAACGCGGACGCCACCCGGCAGGCCGAGCGCCTGAGCCGCAGGCATCACACCCTGCGCTTCATCGCCGCGCAGCCCGAGCGGGCTTGGGAGGCGGTCGTGGTGGAGCGCCGGGGACCGCAGGCAACGCTGCTGATCCCGGATCTGGCCTTCGACCTGCCGCTGAGCACGCCCGCCGCGCCCGGCACGGCGCTGCGCGTGCGGCTGGGCGACGTGAACCTGCCGAACCTGACGCTGCGCGCGCGGGTCGTCACGGACTGA
- the ftsH gene encoding ATP-dependent zinc metalloprotease FtsH, producing the protein MKRLNPWLIVLFVLALFLMFSQAPLSGRSSVNYTQFKSLLEGGQVERVIVRENNANVTLKQPTSIDVNTASGPQEREVKDFSVRLPGSVATPDDNLIPLMQQQGVDLRFEQPSQWLGILLNFLPIILLFGMMYFFFMRAQGGQSGVMQFGQSKAKKYGKENRVPTKFTDVAGHEEAKRELVEVVDFLKNPGKYHQIGAEIPKGVLLVGPPGTGKTLLARAIAGEADVPFFSVSASEFMEMFVGVGASRVRTLFEDARKSAPAIMFIDEIDSIGRKRGAGIGGGHDEREQTLNQILSEMDGFDKSSSVIVLAATNRPDVLDPALLRPGRFDRQVTIDLPNLKEREAILKVHLRNKPLASGVDVPEVAKSTPYFSGADLKNVTNEAALEAARVGKTQIDMSDFYRALDKITLGLENGSLTISDQEKKAIAYHEAGHAVTAAVIPGSDKLQKVSIIPRGRALGAAFYLPEEQVLMSKERLENQLIVALGGRAAEEVFMGSVTSGAADDFRKATNIARKMVLEWGMGDNFKNMALTTDSGPVFLGEDMAKPKAFSEHTSQLVDEDVKRILTRAFERARELVTEYQQAMHEVADALLTQELITGDVVREAVSRVGGQAQPMPQTTA; encoded by the coding sequence TTGAAACGGCTCAATCCCTGGCTGATCGTCCTGTTCGTCCTGGCCCTGTTCCTGATGTTCTCGCAGGCTCCACTGAGCGGGCGTTCCAGCGTGAACTACACCCAATTCAAATCCCTGCTGGAAGGCGGGCAGGTCGAGCGCGTCATCGTCCGCGAGAACAACGCGAACGTGACCCTCAAGCAGCCCACCTCCATCGATGTGAACACCGCCAGCGGCCCACAGGAGCGTGAAGTCAAGGACTTCAGTGTGCGCCTGCCCGGCAGCGTCGCCACGCCCGACGACAACCTGATCCCACTGATGCAGCAGCAGGGCGTGGATCTGCGCTTCGAGCAGCCCAGCCAGTGGCTCGGCATCCTGCTGAACTTCCTGCCCATCATCCTGCTGTTCGGCATGATGTACTTCTTCTTCATGCGCGCCCAGGGCGGCCAGAGCGGCGTCATGCAGTTCGGGCAGAGCAAGGCCAAGAAGTACGGCAAGGAAAACCGCGTGCCCACCAAGTTCACCGACGTGGCCGGGCATGAGGAAGCCAAGCGGGAACTCGTGGAGGTCGTGGACTTCCTGAAAAACCCCGGCAAGTACCACCAGATCGGCGCGGAAATTCCCAAGGGCGTGCTGCTCGTGGGCCCTCCCGGAACGGGTAAGACGCTGCTGGCCCGCGCGATCGCCGGTGAGGCCGACGTGCCCTTCTTCAGCGTGAGCGCCTCGGAATTCATGGAGATGTTCGTGGGGGTCGGCGCCAGCCGCGTCCGCACGCTGTTCGAGGACGCCCGCAAGAGCGCACCCGCGATCATGTTCATCGACGAGATCGACTCCATCGGCCGCAAGCGTGGCGCGGGGATCGGCGGCGGGCACGACGAGCGCGAGCAGACCCTCAACCAGATCCTGTCGGAGATGGACGGCTTCGACAAGAGCAGCAGCGTCATCGTGCTGGCCGCCACCAACCGTCCCGACGTGCTCGACCCGGCCCTGCTGCGCCCCGGCCGCTTCGACCGTCAGGTCACCATCGACCTGCCGAACCTCAAGGAGCGCGAGGCGATCCTGAAGGTGCACCTGCGCAACAAGCCCCTGGCGAGCGGCGTGGATGTCCCCGAAGTCGCCAAGAGCACGCCGTACTTCAGCGGCGCCGACCTGAAGAACGTCACGAACGAGGCCGCCCTGGAAGCTGCCCGCGTCGGCAAGACCCAGATCGACATGAGCGACTTCTACCGCGCCCTGGACAAGATCACCCTGGGCCTGGAGAACGGCAGCCTGACGATCAGCGACCAGGAGAAGAAGGCCATCGCGTACCACGAGGCCGGACACGCCGTCACCGCCGCCGTCATCCCCGGCAGCGACAAGCTCCAGAAGGTCAGCATCATCCCGCGCGGCCGCGCGCTGGGCGCCGCGTTCTACCTGCCCGAAGAGCAGGTCCTGATGAGCAAGGAGCGCCTGGAAAACCAGTTGATCGTCGCGCTGGGTGGCCGCGCCGCCGAGGAAGTCTTCATGGGCAGCGTCACCAGTGGCGCCGCGGACGACTTCCGCAAGGCCACGAACATCGCCCGCAAGATGGTCCTCGAGTGGGGCATGGGCGACAACTTCAAGAACATGGCCCTCACCACCGACAGCGGCCCCGTGTTCCTGGGTGAGGACATGGCCAAACCCAAGGCGTTCAGCGAGCACACCAGCCAGCTGGTCGACGAGGACGTCAAGCGCATCCTGACCCGCGCGTTCGAACGCGCCCGGGAACTCGTCACCGAGTACCAGCAGGCCATGCACGAGGTCGCCGACGCCCTGCTGACGCAGGAACTCATCACCGGCGACGTCGTGCGCGAAGCGGTCAGCCGCGTGGGTGGGCAGGCTCAGCCCATGCCGCAGACGACCGCCTGA